CAACTGTATTACACAGTCatgttgctattttttcatACTTTTCATTCAGTTATTTTGCTTTCATATTTGTTATCTCCAAGAAGATATGCTACAATTACAAGTACCTTTGCTATCTACCAAAATGGGAGAGGGGACAGAGGCGGATGCTATTCTTAGCAGTAATATTTCTGTTACTTGAACTGACATTCTCATTGTCTTGAAGGCTGAAGTTTCCGCGCCTGCAAACACAGAAGAAGCAAACCGCCCAGACTATGTGCTAAATAAGTATGACTACTTTGGTTATGGTATGACCTTTCCTGTCATGATTGTTTCGATTTAATCTAGTTCTAAGATATTCTGTATCAAAAAAAGATATAAAACAGTTATATTCCATGTATTATTTCCTCTTTAAGTACTGATATTTTGCATTATTCTGTAGGGACCAATAGTTCCGTTCATCAAGTAAATGTTGTCGCACTATCAAAggtctttatttttttacttggTGTTTCTTTTAGCTGCAGGAATCCCCTTTTCTAGTGGTACTTGGTTGATGGCTTTTCCAAATGTGTATACCTGTCTCTAGTTTATTTTGGCCATCTATTGCAGCTGACCTGCTTCATATTGCCCAATCAATATGGACATTTGTTACAACCAAAAACAATTTGGAATGCAGAGGAGACACCTGAAAGCCACTCTTTGCTGGAACAAATTTTGCACTTAGAATCAATAGAGGTAAGTCTAAATGTAATACAATGTCtgatatttttgttttgttatgGGTATGTAATATGTATAGTGTTACGGTTTGATCATTGTACCCGAATTATTATTCAAATATACTAACACTtaaaacacatatatatagatgCTAACACCTCATTTTTTTAGCTTTATTCACTCTTTTACCTGCTCCAGTGTGCACCAAGTGGACTTAATACAGACAACGGAAGTATATTATTGTCATTTGAAGACTAAACCTTTTTAGTTTTATATCATCAGGGCCATGTTCTTTGATTTACATTACCTAAACAGAAACAAATATAAGAGCAGATTTGGCAGTTCCAGATTTGAATGATTGCATTTCCTGATTTACAAATCAAAAGGACATGGCAAACATGGTATCGTGATATTTTGCAGTGAAGTCCCCTGTCTTGCTTACCACAATTCTTGTCTCTGTTTTTTTAGGTCGATATCTTCCGTGGGTTTACTTTGCCAGAAGCTCCGACTTTTAGGCAAGTTTTTGGAGGACAATTCATTGGACAGGCACTTTTCTACCACCCTCTTTTACTTTCTGCCATTTAAATCTTACAACTATGTGTATTTGACCACTTCCTTTTCCCAGTCAGATGCCTTATTCGATCTTTTACCTTCAAGTAGAAATTTGTAAATCACTGAGTAAATGGTAAAAAGAAAACTTCTTTAAATATGCTCCCTCTACTTTCGAACATGTGGGTTGCATGTAAGAGCATCTCCATGAAACAAATAATTCAGTAACAGATATAAAGCTTTTGTTTTAATAATCTAGTCATTGTCAACTTTCTTCCAGACATTCTATGCTGCTTTATTGTTGGTCTTCTTTATCATATGACACTTTTCTTGCATGATTTGTTCACCTGATAGATATCTCAGTATCAACTGTGTTGCCAAGTAGCTTAGGATGACAATGAGCTATAAAAATTTAATGCATAGGTTTATTTGAATACCCGTAGGTATTCACTTGAATTCAGAATAAGGTCCAGTTGAAGTCCTATATGCCAGCTCCATTACTGTGGACCATTGTTTTCTTTTGTATAAAtgtaggaatttatttgaaattagAATAAGCGGAGTATGAATTAATCTTTCTGTTTGTTAGTGTTAACTATATGTTTCTTTTTAGTACAAGGCTGGGAATCCTTGTCAAAGGTTTTCAGCATGTCTTAACCACTTATCTTTTTTATCCACATGCAGGCACTAGCAGCAGCATCCAAGACTGTTGATTGTCTAAAAATGGTGCATAGTTTGCATGCGATTTTTCTTGTCGCTGGAGACAATAACTGTAAGATTGTTTAAACCTATGTGCTCTTTTGTCAACATTAAGTTGGCCATCTAAATGTAATTTGAAAACCATTGATCTAACAGTTCATAAAGACACGGTATAAGTATAAGCTTTTAGTTTGGGCTTCTGTTTATTATTCTTATTAGTTTCATGCAAGTCATGATCAATTAAATAACAGTCAGTATATACAGTATATACTCTTGCAATTTTTCCATAAGTCTGACACCCATATGTCCTATCTCCAGTGTTACCTAGACGCCCATGTCAGATTCTGAGTTGTATTTCgtgtgtccaaattttctttgccgaaaAGGGCACCCGAATCCGAGTCAGATTCTGGCAGCTGTGTCCGTGTCCAATTAACACTGCTTATCTCTGGCTTCTTAGTAAGCTGGGGATCATTAATGCACCTTCCTTTTATCCAACAAAGAAGTTTGATGATCATGTTTGTCTTTGATTTCACCTCTGGTGTAGTGCCAATAATATATCAAGTTCATCGGGCGCGTGATGGATCCAGCTTTGCCACCAGAAATGTGGAGGCAAAGCAGAAAGGCCTAGTTATATTCACTTTGATTGCTTCTTTTCAGGTGCGTATCCTTGTGGTGCTTATACCTCTGTGACAATTTTACTGGAATATTCTATTGTTTAGGCTTgaattactgttcacgcgcggtACTGTAGCACGGGAATAGATTGGTGAGATCAGATTAGTTAGATTGGTTTGTAAGCTTGAATCAGATTCAGTTAGAGATATGTTAATTTAAATCAAATAAGAGTTAAAGATAAGTTAGAGTTGGATTTGAATTAGAACTTTGTAGGCCGCCTATATATACACGGCGCCAGCCGTGATTAAGGAGGCAATCAAGCAAGAGAAATCAATCTAGTTCACAATTCCCTTCTCCTATGTCTTCTATAGTTCTATGTTCGCAATCTATAGTTCAATCCCTCCTCTAGTGGCTAACGCCTCCTGGCTATCCTCCTGGCGGATGTTTACGCTAACACATGTACCTTGTTCATGTTGAGAATCTGTTACATAGTAGATTAAATGACAGTTTGAACCTTGTACCTCCCAAAACATTGCATCACGTCACTGTGACTTTTGTTTATTTTAAACGGTATTGTTGGTCCAAACTGTTATCAGATGTAACATAAAATGCAATTCAAGGAGAACATGAACAGttggaaagaaaaatgaatCCTTGTAGCCCTAGCACAGAAGAGTATTATGCAACCACATAACCATACCATACTAAAATCTAAGTACTTTAAACCCATAACTTTTATGGTTCTCATCAGCCCAATCGATATCCTTAGTCTCTAACTTGATTAGTATATTTATTTATGGTCCGTGAATAAATTTGTTTTGTGGTGCAACTGCAAGAAATGATACCGCTAGTTTGAGATATTTGGGAACTGCGAAGGCTAGTCTCATGAAATCAGTCAGCCTGCAGAAGCAAAATGGGGTCTTACTATATGTTCAATTGATTCTATTGCAGAAGGAAGAACTGGGATTTGAGCATCAGGCTGCAATCATGCCTGATGTTCCTCCTCCAGAACAGGCAAGGAtatttctctctttcctttAATATCTTTGGAAGAAAGAACAGACAACTAATAAGCAATCCAATGCAGCTCCCGAATATGGAAGAGATACGAGAAAGACGTCTTACTGATCCACGCTTCCCAATGTAATTTTTCTGACTTCCTAGCATATCTTTTGATAGTTAGCTATATTAATGTTGATCTCAGTTTATTCATAAATTTAACCATCAAAATTATCGCCTTGAGAAGCTAATTCCTTTGTGCCGTTAAAAAGCATGATTGTTGATAAGCATCATTTTGCAACTGGATCTACCTTTCTGTTAATGCAATAAGTTGGATATCACatagaatatcaaatattcttttttaaGCAAGTTTCAATATTGTTCATCTCTTTTTATTACTTGTTGTGTGGCGAAGTCTTGACTGTTTAGTCATATGCAGGCAATATAGGAACTTAGCAGCCAAAAAAAAGTTCATGCCCTGGCCCATAGAAATGAGATTCTGTGAAGATTCAGCATCTCAACATAGACCAAGGTATCTAGATACTGTCTTTTTCCCTCAGCGCAGCCCATTCACATTGTTgttttacatgttattttatgtTGGCCTAACTTTGGCAAGTTCGCCATGAAATTTCTATGTGGACCTTAAGAATTGTTACTCCTGAAATTCAGTATAGATCCTAATTCACCACAGCATGATTTTTCCTATTGCATATTACTAGTATAGTTATGATTCAGTGATGCCTCTGATTCCTTTTTCAGCCTAAACTATTGGTTTAGAGCAAGAGGAAAACTATCAGATGATCAAGCTCTGCATAGGTTTGTCATTTGATCACTGTACTCCATCGCTCATGTATTTATGTACCGGGCATAATGTTATTCTGCGGTGCCACAGATGTGTTGTAGCATATGCTTCGGATCTACTATATTCTGGTGTCAGcctgaatcctcatcggcagaAGGGTTTGAAGACGTACTCACTCAGTCTCGATCACTCGTACGTTCCAATAACCTTCAATCAATATTGTGGTTTTTATTCACCACATGCGTCCATTCAGCAAATTCTTGTTTGCTCTTACCGTTGCATGTCACTTCTCTGCAGGATTTGGTTCCACAAGTCTgtgaaggctgatgactggTTGCTGTATGTGGTAAGCGGTTGTGCATCTCTTAATCGATACAGATACAAAATAAGCTTTCCGTGTGAGATACTGAGGATCATGTCGTGTTCCATGAGCACAGATCGAGAGCCCATCTGCGCACGGTGGCCGGGGTTTCGTTACTGGACGCATGTTCAATCGGCAGGGAGAGGTATGCACTTGCTGCTTTGTCAGAGCTTCGACTCTGCTACTGCACCTGTTGTGACCGAAATGATTGCGATCCTCTTCTTGAATGCTCAGCTTGTCATGTCGCTGACCCAAGAGGCGCTGATTAGGAAGGAGAAGACACGAGGACCAAACCCGAGGCCGAAGCTTTGAGAGGTGCAGAAGAGTTTAGCTATTTACGTACGCGCAGCGCCAAAATGTAAAATAATCTGGCGGTATATAGAAGGAAAAGGTGACATCAATTGTTGTGAGCAGGATGATTTTGTAACTTAAGATGCGAACATGCCTACTGGAATATGAATTGGGGTTGGGAAAATAAGCAAGAAACTGGCATCCCGTCCAGTCTTTCAACTCACATCATGACATTTGCGTGCTACAACTTAGtgcttgtttgtttcccttGCGGATTGTGATAATCTGGActttagattgtggattgtagaaGCTACTTTGAGGTAGATTGTGCCACAATCTAGGTTTAGATTGTTGCAATCTGTTTCCGAAATTTGTGCATTTATTTGTATAATCATATTGTAGAGCACAATCTAGAATCTGAAATAAACAGTCCTTAGAGCTTAGGCTTCTTTGCGGCGGCAGGTTTGGTGTTTGCACCTTCTTTCTGGAGTATAGGTATGTggtatgggggggggggggggaggggggaggaaaTTGGTTGTGCAATGCTCAGAAGATGTGCCTGCGAATCAGAATTCACAATACGAAAGACATTGGTTTAGTTGCAATGCTTTAGAATTTAGAAAttctgtttgtttgggtttctgTTTCTCAGAAGCTAGAACAGGCTGTTTTTGTTGATTTCTAAATGTggtttctaaaaaataaaaatagtctttactattataaaaaccaaaaacaatCTTTTATTGGTTTTTACCAGCAACGTAACAGATTTCTAAAGAAGCAACAGCTTATAAAAACCCAAACACACAGGGTCTTAATGCCTTTCGGATTGTTAAGCTCTTACTATATGCTGTTTTTGGCACTTGCCACAGCACTTCTAAATTCTGATTCACAAAGTTAACGTCAGTGGCCATACAATGCACCTCGAATAAATACAATGTACATGCAGTACGCCTTGGAACAAATACACAAACGAGACCAATATAATTGTACTTTTCCTGTCATCTACCAGCAATTCAATCTTAATGCAGAAAACGCAACGAGTCTCTTACTGAATCGATCTTTCTGCTccagttgcaacttgcaagtagCTTCCTGTGAATGGCACTGCTATGATATTTCACGCGACACAATGGTCAGTGCCAAAACTACAGAACTCACATCCAACAACGCAGTGCTTTCTGGCTAAATACACCTAGAAAACATATTACATCCAACATCTAATTATGGATATCTTGTCAGTAATCAATCTCAGCTAAATACTGACAAGACAGTATTCAACGGTACAAATGGCAAGCTGATTAAGGAGTGACCACACACAGTCGCATGCATAATATGTCAGACTCTACCGTTTTCTTTGGAAAGCAGGATgtatattcaaattcaaattctccaacTTCTCACACCGCGCAACGGATTCATTCACACCCTC
This genomic window from Phragmites australis chromosome 7, lpPhrAust1.1, whole genome shotgun sequence contains:
- the LOC133924739 gene encoding acyl-CoA hydrolase 2-like isoform X2, whose protein sequence is MDREEVTEFLGQVPLLQCLPGSSIRRIAEVVQVKHYESGDYVARDGEPVDGLYIILDGQAEVSAPANTEEANRPDYVLNKYDYFGYGTNSSVHQVNVVALSKLTCFILPNQYGHLLQPKTIWNAEETPESHSLLEQILHLESIEVDIFRGFTLPEAPTFRQVFGGQFIGQALAAASKTVDCLKMVHSLHAIFLVAGDNNLPIIYQVHRARDGSSFATRNVEAKQKGLVIFTLIASFQKEELGFEHQAAIMPDVPPPEQLPNMEEIRERRLTDPRFPMQYRNLAAKKKFMPWPIEMRFCEDSASQHRPSLNYWFRARGKLSDDQALHRCVVAYASDLLYSGVSLNPHRQKGLKTYSLSLDHSIWFHKSVKADDWLLYVIESPSAHGGRGFVTGRMFNRQGELVMSLTQEALIRKEKTRGPNPRPKL
- the LOC133924739 gene encoding acyl-CoA hydrolase 2-like isoform X1, producing the protein MDREEGKAAQSPTNLGAILANLGTGCHWCAVTEFLGQVPLLQCLPGSSIRRIAEVVQVKHYESGDYVARDGEPVDGLYIILDGQAEVSAPANTEEANRPDYVLNKYDYFGYGTNSSVHQVNVVALSKLTCFILPNQYGHLLQPKTIWNAEETPESHSLLEQILHLESIEVDIFRGFTLPEAPTFRQVFGGQFIGQALAAASKTVDCLKMVHSLHAIFLVAGDNNLPIIYQVHRARDGSSFATRNVEAKQKGLVIFTLIASFQKEELGFEHQAAIMPDVPPPEQLPNMEEIRERRLTDPRFPMQYRNLAAKKKFMPWPIEMRFCEDSASQHRPSLNYWFRARGKLSDDQALHRCVVAYASDLLYSGVSLNPHRQKGLKTYSLSLDHSIWFHKSVKADDWLLYVIESPSAHGGRGFVTGRMFNRQGELVMSLTQEALIRKEKTRGPNPRPKL